One genomic segment of Helianthus annuus cultivar XRQ/B chromosome 14, HanXRQr2.0-SUNRISE, whole genome shotgun sequence includes these proteins:
- the LOC110908239 gene encoding RNA polymerase II subunit A C-terminal domain phosphatase SSU72, producing MRLRYAMVCSSNQNRSMEAHFLLKREGFDVCSYGTGTHVKLPGPSLREPNVYEFGTPYKQMFDELRRKDPELYKRNGILPMLKRNLAVKTAPQRWQENGPDGHFDVVFTFEEKVFDMVVEDLHTRDHVLLKPVLVINLEVKDNHEEAAIGARQTLTLCQELEETNGWEDVIDDLISAFERKHRRKVVYTISFY from the exons ATGAGACTGAGATATGCTATGGTATGCTCCTCAAATCAGAACCGAAGCATGGAGGCTCACTTTCTGCTAAAGAGGGAAGGTTTTGATGTTTGTTCGTATGGAACAGGGACCCATGTTAAACTCCCTGGTCCTTCGTTAAGAGAACCGAATGTGTACGAGTTTGGCACCCCTTACAAGCAGATGTTTGATGAACTTAGGCGTAAAGATCCTGAACT CTATAAGCGTAATGGTATCCTCCCAATGCTGAAGAGGAACTTGGCGGTAAAAACTGCACCTCAGCGCTGGCAAGAAAATGGACCGGATGGACACTTTGATGTTGTGTTCACATTTGAGGAAAAAGTATTTGATATGGTTGTTGAAG ATCTTCATACTCGTGATCATGTTCTTCTGAAACCTGTGCTGGTGATAAACTTAGAAGTAAAAGATAACCATGAGGAGGCTGCAATTGGCGCTCGCCAAACTTTAACATTGTGTCAAGAG CTTGAAGAAACTAATGGTTGGGAGGATGTGATCGATGACCTTATATCTGCATTTGAGCGAAAACACCGCAGAAAAGTGGTGTACACAATCTCCTTCTATTGA